GCCGTGGTTTGCGCGCCGTCGTCGTAGGTCAATGGACGTCCCGCGTAATGTTCGATGATCGCGTCGTTCTGGAATATGTCGTAGAGCGGGACGCGATCCGTTTCCTCGAACCGGACCGTCCGCATCACGCGTTCGCGTTTGGTCATGATTGCCATCGTAAAGAAACCTTCGGCGCCCCATTATCGCCGGGGTGGACCATGCCATGGCAAGCCCGTGCCGTTTCATCCCTCGCGGAGGATCTCGGCCGGATCCTGGCGTGCGGCTATCAGTGCGGGCAACCAGCTCGCAATGCACGCCTGCAACGGCGCCAGGACAAGCGCCAGCGCCAGCAATCGAACATCGAAGAGGGAACGCACAACGGCGGCGGACACCGGCACGTTGTCGGCCGCGCTCCATGCGATGCCGGCCGCGAAACCGGCGGCGTAACCGGTCCATGCGCCTGCCATGCCGGCCAGCGCCGCGCGCGCCAGGAAAAGCGCGAGGATTTGTGCCGATCGCAATCCAAGCGCGCGCAACACGCCGAGTTCGGCCCGGCGCTCGCGCACGTTCATCCAGGCCAACAGGCCGATCCAGAGCATCGAGGCGACAATGGCCAATGGGATCAGCCACGACGCGAGGACCTCCCGCTGTTCAGCGAGACGAGTGTGAAAGGCGGTTTCCTTCGCGATGGTTTCTTGGCTCAACGCGGCGACACGGTACCGCGCGTCGAGCCGAATCAGCGCTTCGGGAATGCGATGGACAACCTGCGTTTCGGGCAGAATGGCCGCGATTTGTTGGCTGATTTTGTCCAAGTCGCCCTTGGCGCACAGGCAGCTCAACGCGAGGATGGCATTGATCCGACCCGGCTTTCCGAGCAGGCGCTGGGCCTGTTCCATGTGAATCCAAACGCTGGCGTCGTCGCTGTTGCCGCGCTCCTCGTGCACCTGCGCGACGGTAAACGGCGCGCCCATCAATTCGACCTTGTCGCCGGGCTTGAGTCCCAGTTTTCGAGCCAAGGCATGACCAATCCGCATAGTGTCCTTCGCGACCGGATCCAGCATCGGTTCCTTTTGGTTGCTGTGGCGGTGGGGAACCTCGCCGCGCACGCCGATAAGAATAATCGGGCAATTGTTTTGCTCGGTCCAGAGGATCTTTTCGTAGATTTGGGGCAGCAGGTGCTGAATGGTTGCAATGTCGGACTCGCACAGGCGGGTGACGAGTTCTTCCGGCATGGTCTTGGCGGCGAAACCCTGGGTCCAGAATTGGCTGAGGTCCTCTTCCTTGTTCAGGATGACGACGTTGTAGCCCATGGTTTTCATCATCTTGCGGTAGTCGTCCTGCGCCACCGCCATCAGGGCGGACGTTTCGGCCTCTTTTTTCGCGTTCAACCCGGCCACCCGGACATCGTGCGCGCGCAGCAACGTTGAAATGCCGACGAGGCATCCCATGGCGAGAAACACCGCCGCAACGCCCAACGCAAAATCCATTTTGCGGTACACAATTTCCCGACCGGCCAAACGCCAAATACCCATGTCCGAAATGCAATGTCCTTTCGTGTGAATCCAGCGGTTATCGGCCGCCGCGTCTGGACAGCAAGACAAACGTTGCCGCCATCAACATAACCGCCGCCGCCGCCATGGCCATGATCGCGTTGCGCACGAAATCGTAAGCGGCCGGACGGGGTTCCGGCGCCGCCTCCCGAAATCCGGCGGCGTCCGCTGTCGCAATGCCCGGAAGCGGCGGCAATTCCACCGCCCCGATAGCCGTATTATCGCCGATGCCCTTTTCCCAGTCCACCGCCATGAGCAGATCCGTGCCGGGATTTTCCGCCTTGATTTCGCATGCGCATGGGCCGGCGAGAAACGCATGGGCCTTCGCCACCGTTTCGGCGTTGATGCCCCGGCCCACCAACGCGTACAAAACCCGGCCCCGGCCATAGACGGGGAACGCCATCGGTTCATCATAGGAAGTCAAGTCCGGCTCGGCGCCCAATAGCATGCGGACCAGCATGGCCTCGGCCGGATCGTCGCGATTCACCTCGATGTGTGAAAACTCGATGCGCAGATTCGACAAATCGGGCGGATCCGTACCCGCGAGAACCTCGTCGCCGGTCATGTCCGGCAGACGAAGCGTCTGGTTGGCATGATCGATTCCCGCTGCCAACAATTGCGCGGCCGCGTCGTCCTTGGCCCGGTCGCCGGAACGCAGAAGCAACCAGACGCCCGAATGGCCGGCAAGAAGGCGCCGGGCCAGTTCTCGCCGGATCGGAGAATCGAACAGGGCATCCGGGGACAGTTCGCCTAAGGATCCCGACCAGACGGGTGTGGATGCGT
The nucleotide sequence above comes from Candidatus Hydrogenedentota bacterium. Encoded proteins:
- a CDS encoding FtsX-like permease family protein, giving the protein MGIWRLAGREIVYRKMDFALGVAAVFLAMGCLVGISTLLRAHDVRVAGLNAKKEAETSALMAVAQDDYRKMMKTMGYNVVILNKEEDLSQFWTQGFAAKTMPEELVTRLCESDIATIQHLLPQIYEKILWTEQNNCPIILIGVRGEVPHRHSNQKEPMLDPVAKDTMRIGHALARKLGLKPGDKVELMGAPFTVAQVHEERGNSDDASVWIHMEQAQRLLGKPGRINAILALSCLCAKGDLDKISQQIAAILPETQVVHRIPEALIRLDARYRVAALSQETIAKETAFHTRLAEQREVLASWLIPLAIVASMLWIGLLAWMNVRERRAELGVLRALGLRSAQILALFLARAALAGMAGAWTGYAAGFAAGIAWSAADNVPVSAAVVRSLFDVRLLALALVLAPLQACIASWLPALIAARQDPAEILREG